The following are from one region of the Takifugu rubripes chromosome 12, fTakRub1.2, whole genome shotgun sequence genome:
- the kcnh8 gene encoding potassium voltage-gated channel subfamily H member 8, whose amino-acid sequence MPVMKGLLAPQNTFLDTIATRFDGTHSNFILANAQVSQGFPIVYCSDGFCELTGFSRAEVMQKSCACKFLYGPETSESIILSIGDALEERKEFKDEVMFYKKTAMLFWCLLDIVPIKNEKGDVVLFLASFKDITDTKVRAIHEDKKEERRRGRVRTGSSVSSARLRSSTVLYHISGHLHSREKSKIKLNKNVFGDLPALPEYKVADVKKSKFILLHYSTFKAGWDWLILLATFYVAVTVPYNVCFIGDDDDLTRSTTVSDIAVEILFIIDIVFNFRTTYVSKSGQVIFDARQICIHYLTTWFIIDLVAALPFDLLYAFKVSVVSVVHLLKTVRLLRLLRLLQKMDRYSQHSTVVLTLLMSMFALLAHWMACIWYIIGKMEMEANSYNWDIGWLHELGKRLESPYYIIGGVNGTNAGPSIRSVYIASLYFTLSSLTSVGFGNVSANTDAEKIFSVCVMLIGALMHALVFGNVTAIIQRMYSRWSQYHTRTKDLKDFIRVHHLPQSLKQRMLEYFQTTWSVNNGIDSNELLKDFPDELRSDITMHLNKEILELSLFASASRGCLRSLSLHIKTSFCAPGEYLLRQGDALQAIFFVCSGSMEVLKDGTVLAILGKGDLIGANVALDDRVIKTNADVKALTYCDLQCINLKGLYEVLDLYPEYSHHFVQDIQQDLTYNLREGQETHVKARTSAAAQSGVRRNGQVVQGYPPIIEAHGLDEEKGNDEGTSGSLSTERNRMLNLRDTDGISPLTRDSEKATTTAAQSYRRSGRKIQSVSLASLDASNLSPRTVDGTEDSEGTESSLAFPLCTSRDSSFNEPTSASASATDMLQISTAELAAKAEETRGQLRHLDQQVSNLGKEVADLRQVMKRMVQLMETLLPSLPPSSGVCPTHCSPGHHTYLPHPNPAQSFPSPSSSQVASISMDTPMSLPSSPVIVPQQHSVVCHTDALRPQDLQMGCPVLPGSLLPSNSFALQFQPILTETRCSSSSASPPATSQRRDDVAGPIASRQLMPEQGDVRSGGSTQTELGGDLT is encoded by the exons aTAGCAACTTCATCCTGGCCAATGCTCAGGTGTCCCAGGGTTTCCCCATCGTCTACTGCTCCGATGGCTTCTGCGAGCTGACGGGCTTCTCTCGGGCCGAGGTGATGCAGAAGAGCTGCGCCTGTAAGTTCCTGTATGGACCGGAGACAAGCGAAAGCATCATCCTCAGCATCGGCGACGCCCTGGAGGAGCGCAAGGAGTTCAAGGATGAGGTCATGTTTTACAAAAAGACAG CTATGCTGTTCTGGTGCCTGCTGGACATCGTGCCAATTAAGAACGAAAAGGGAGACGTGGTTCTCTTTCTGGCTTCATTCAAGGACATCACCGACACTAAGGTCAGAGCCATCCATGAAGACAAGAAGGAAG AGCGACGACGCGGCAGGGTGAGGACAGGTTCGTCTGTCAGCTCAGCTCGTCTGAGAAGCAGCACGGTGCTCTACCACATCTCTGGTCACCtccacagcagagagaagagcaagATTAAACTGAACAAG AACGTGTTCGGGGATCTGCCCGCTCTGCCCGAGTACAAGGTCGCGGACGTCAAAAAGTCCAAATTCATCTTACTCCACTACAGCACATTCAAGGCCGGCTGGGACTGGCTGATCCTGCTCGCCACCTTCTACGTCGCCGTGACGGTCCCGTACAACGTGTGTTTCATCGGCGACGACGACGACCTCACTCGCAGCACGACCGTCAGCGATATTGCCGTGGAGATACTCTTCATCATCG atattgtttttaatttccGTACCACGTACGTCAGCAAGTCGGGCCAAGTGATTTTTGACGCTCGGCAGATCTGCATTCATTACCTGACCACGTGGTTCATCATCGACCTGGTGGCCGCGCTGCCCTTTGACCTGCTGTATGCCTTCAAAGTCAGCGTG gtgtccgtggttcacctcttGAAAACAGTCCGTCTGCTCCGtttgctgcggctgctgcagaAGATGGACCGCTACTCGCAGCACAGCACGGTGGTGCTGACGCTGCTGATGTCAATGTTTGCCCTGCTGGCCCACTGGATGGCCTGCATCTGGTACATCATTGgcaagatggagatggaggccAATTCCTACAACTGGGATATCG GATGGCTCCATGAGCTTGGGAAGCGCTTGGAGTCACCCTATTACATCATAGGGGGCGTGAACGGGACCAATGCCGGACCGTCCATCCGCAGCGTCTACATCGCCTCGCTCTACTTTACCCTCAGCAGCCTGACCAGCGTGGGCTTCGGCAACGTGTCGGCCAACACGGATGCTGAGAAGATCTTCTCCGTGTGCGTCATGCTTATCGGAG CGCTGATGCACGCGTTAGTCTTTGGTAATGTGACAGCCATAATCCAGAGGATGTACTCACGCTGGTCCCAGTACCACACCAGAACCAAAGACCTCAAGGACTTCATACGTGTCCATCATCTCCCACAGAGCCTCAAGCAGCGAATGCTGGAATATTTCCAGACAACCTGGTCGGTCAATAATGGCATCGATTCAAATGAG CTGCTGAAAGACTTCCCCGATGAGCTGCGGTCCGACATCACCATGCACCTTAACAAGGAAATCCTGGAGCTGTCGCTGTTTGCCTCCGCCAGTCGCGGCTGCTTGCGCTCGCTGTCGCTGCACATCAAGACTTCCTTCTGCGCCCCCGGGGAGTACCTCCTCCGGCAGGGTGACGCTCTCCAAGCCATCTTTTTTGTCTGCTCGGGCTCCATGGAGGTGCTGAAAGATGGCACCGTCCTGGCCATCCTAG GGAAGGGGGACCTGATCGGGGCCAACGTGGCTCTGGATGATCGAGTGATAAAGACCAATGCCGACGTCAAGGCGCTGACCTACTGTGACCTGCAGTGCATCAACCTGAAGGGCCTGTACGAGGTATTGGACCTCTACCCGGAGTACTCGCACCACTTTGTGCAGGACATCCAGCAGGACCTCACCTACAACCTGAGGGAGGGGCAGGAAACGCAT gtgaaggccaGAACATCTGCAGCCGCTCAG TCTGGGGTTAGAAGAAACGGACAAGTGGTTCAAGGATACCCACCCATCATCGAGGCGCACGGGCTGGACGAGGAGAAGGGAAACGATGAGGGCACGTCTGGATCTTTGTCGACGGAGCGGAACCGGATGCTGAACCTCAGGGACACAGACGGGATTTCTCCACTGACCCGAGACAGCGAGAAGGCCACGACGACGGCGGCACAGAGCTACAGGAGATCTGGGAGGAAGATCCAGAGTGTCAGTCTGGCCTCTTTAGACGCCTCTAACCTTAGCCCCAG GACAGTGGACGGCACTGAAGACAGTGAAGGGACGGAGAGTTCTCTGGCCTTCCCTCTCTGCACCAGCAGAGATTCTTCCTTTAATGAACCAACCAGTGCCTCAGCATCTGCCACAG ACATGCTGCAGATCAGCACAGCGGAGCTGGCAGCTAAagcagaggagaccagagggcAACTGCGACACCTGGACCAGCAG GTGAGCAACCTCGGAAAGGAAGTGGCGGATCTCAGACAAGTCATGAAGAGGATGGTCCAGCTCATGGAGACCCTCCTGCCATCGTTGCCACCGTCTTCAGGAGTCTGCCCCACGCACTGCTCTCCAGGACACCATACTTACTTGCCCCATCCCAACCCTGCCCAGTCCTTTCCGTCGCCGTCCTCCTCCCAGGTGGCCTCCATTTCGATGGACACCCCCATGTCGCTGCCCTCATCTCCAGTTATTGTACCTCAGCAGCACAGCGTCGTGTGCCACACAGACGCTCTCAGACCACAGGACCTCCAGATGGGATGTCCCGTCTTACCCGGCTCCCTTTTACCTTCCAATTCATTCGCCCTCCAGTTTCAACCCATTCTCACGGAGACTCGCTGTTCATCCTCGTCCGCCAGCCCACCAGCAACGTCCCAACGCAGAGATGACGTCGCTGGCCCGATCGCATCGAGACAACTGATGCCAGAGCAGGGAGACGTTCGCTCCGGGGGTTCTACGCAAACTGAGCTTGGGGGGGACTTGACATAG